A genomic stretch from Setaria viridis chromosome 1, Setaria_viridis_v4.0, whole genome shotgun sequence includes:
- the LOC117841598 gene encoding early nodulin-like protein 6, whose product MAASAGIISSRVLPALALAGAVLLSVLLAPGAFAAEAAAPRAGLEFHVGGPRGWRVPDANTSYGWWAMNNRFHVGDRLYFKYAHDSVLVVDRPSFDACNATEPLAAFADGATTVRLDRPGFFCFISGEPGHCEQGQRLVVRVMVHPALAAAPGPAAASAPGTSARPGHGGGRPGASSSGAAAEVAAAAGVAVAAAVAALVGVVLVLP is encoded by the exons ATGGCGGCGTCCGCCGGCATCATCAGCTCCCGCGTGCTCCCCGCGCtggccctcgccggcgccgtcttACTCTCCGTCCTCCTCGCTCCGGGCGCcttcgccgccgaggccgccgcgccgcgggcggggctgGAGTTCCACGTCGGCGGGCCGCGCGGGTGGCGCGTCCCGGACGCCAACACCAGCTACGGCTGGTGGGCAATGAACAACCGCTTCCACGTCGGCGACCGCCTCT ATTTCAAGTACGCCCACGACTCGGTGCTGGTGGTGGACCGGCCGTCCTTCGACGCCTGCAACGCCACCGAGCCGCTCGCGGCGTTCGCCGACGGCGCCACCACGGTCCGCCTCGACCGCCCGGGCTTCTTCTGCTTCATCAGCGGCGAGCCGGGCCACTGCGAGCAGGGCCAGCGGCTCGTCGTGCGCGTCATGGTGCACCCGGCACTGGCCGCGGCGCCCGGccctgctgccgcctccgcgcccgggACTTCGGCACGGCCGGGCCACGGAGGCGGCCGCCCCGGCGCGTCGTCCTCCGGCGCTGCCGCAgaggtcgctgccgccgccggcgtcgccgtcgcggcggcggtggctgcgcTCGTTGGTGTCGTCTTGGTGCTCCCGTGA
- the LOC117846508 gene encoding protein CANDIDATE G-PROTEIN COUPLED RECEPTOR 7: MGTPVAVAAAVAAAAAAAVLLLARVAHAEIKITPIVSDPRSIILFEQFGFASGGKATISISRATWQLPPGSRLAGVDPNLMGFVLISGSQFPKVNNQTEYSAADPGPGGGGGGGFCVLTSEYALPMLRLNDVPPGGVTTTVTIDDPDEYAVVFSNCQDGAEVTMDVRTEMYNVRRDASGGVRDYLPVGLRPLPGIYAAVSAVYVAFLAGWAWTCSRQRATAERIHAVMGALLLFKALKTACAAEDAWFVQRTGTPHGWDVAFYVFGFFKGILLFTVIVLIGTGWSFLKPYLQEREKSVLMIVIPLQVIENLVLVVIGETGPTGRDWIVWNQVFLLIDVICCCAVFFPIIWSIRGLREASKTDGKAARNLQKLTLFKRFYLVVVGYLYFTRIIVSAFLAVLNYKYQWGVNVAVEGASFAFYLFVFYNFKPVEKNPYLYIGDEEEEAAGGELEMDDGAF, translated from the exons ATGGGCACCccggtcgccgtcgcggcggccgtcgccgccgccgccgccgccgccgtcctcctcctcgcgcggGTTGCCCATGCCGAGATCAAGATCACGCCCATCGTCTCCGACCCGAGGTCGATCATCCTCTTCGAGCAGTTCGGCTTCGCGAGCGGCGGCAAGGCCACGATCTCCATAAGCCGCGCGACGTGGCAGCTCCCGCCGGGGTcgcgcctcgccggcgtcgaccCCAACCTCATGGGGTTCGTGCTCATCTCCGGCTCCCAGTTCCCGAAGGTCAACAACCAGACCGAGTACTCCGCCGCCGACCCGGggccgggaggtggcggcggtggcgggttCTGCGTGCTGACGAGCGAGTACGCGCTCCCGATGCTCCGGCTCAACGACGTCCCGCCGGGCGGGGTCACCACCACCGTGACCATCGACGACCCCGACGAGTACGCCGTCGTGTTCAGCAACTGCCAGGACGGCGCGGAGGTCACCATGGACGTGCGCACCGAGATGTACAACGTGCGCCGTGACGCCTCCGGCGGGGTCCGGGACTACCTCCCCGTGGGGCTCCGGCCGCTGCCGGGCATCTACGCGGCCGTGTCGGCGGTGTACGTCGCGTTCCTGGCCGGGTGGGCGTGGACGTGCTCCCGGCAGCGCGCAACGGCGGAGCGGATCCACGCCGTCATGGGCGCGCTGCTGCTGTTCAAGGCGCTCAAGACGGCGTGCGCCGCCGAGGACGCGTGGTTCGTCCAGCGCACCGGCACGCCCCACGGCTGGGACGTCGCATTCTACGTCTTCGGCTTCTTCAAGGGCATTCTGCTCTTCACCGTCATCGTCCTCATCGGCACCGGCTGGTCCTTCCTCAAGCCCTACCTCCAG GAGCGCGAGAAGAGCGTGCTCATGATCGTGATCCCTCTGCAAGTGATCGAGAACCTGGTGCTGGTGGTGATCGGCGAGACGGGGCCGACGGGGAGGGACTGGATCGTGTGGAACCAGGTGTTCCTGCTCATCGACGTCATCTGCTGCTGCGCCGTCTTCTTCCCCATCATCTGGTCCATCCGCGGCCTGCGCGAGGCCTCCAAGACCGACGGCAAGGCGGCGCGCAACCTCCAGAAGCTCACGCTCTTCAAGCGCTTCTACCTCGTTGTCGTCGGCTACCTCTACTTCACCCGGATCATCGTGTCGGCGTTCCTCGCCGTGCTCAACTACAAGTACCAGTGGGGCGTCAACGTCGCCGTCGAGGGCGCCAGCTTCGCCTTCTACCTGTTTGTTTTCTACAACTTCAAGCCGGTGGAGAAGAACCCGTATCTGTACattggcgacgaggaggaggaggccgccggcggggagcttGAGATGGACGATGGAGCTTTCTGA